GGCAATCCTGGCGCGGCGACAAGTTTGCTAAACGCCTGCGCCAGGCCCGCGAGCAACTGGAGCACCTGGGACGCCCAGCCATCACCCTCAAGCCGGGTACCTACCGCGCCTACCTGGCGCCGGCGGCGATGGACGAGATCGCCGGCATGCTCTGCTGGGGCGCTTTCTCCGCACAGTCCCTGGCCACCGGCAACAGCGCGTTGCAACGCCTGTACAACGGTGACGCACGCCTGAGCCCGCTGGTGAGTTTCAGCGAGCAGGTCAGTGGTTCGCTGAGCCCGGCGTTCTCCGACGAAGGCTCGCCCCGTCGCGACCTGCTGCTGATCGGCGAAGGGCGTGGGCTGGAGCGGTTGGTGAGCGCCCGCAGCGCCGCCGAGTTCAAGCTTGTGGCCAACGGCGCCGACAGCCACGAATCACCCTGCGCGCTCAGCCTGGCGCCGGGCAACCTGCCCAGCGCGCAGATCCTCGAACGCCTCGGCACCGGCCTGTACATCAGCAACCTCTGGTACCTGAACTATTCGGACCTGCCAGCAGCACGCATGACCGGGCTGACCCGCTTTGCCACGTTCTGGGTCGAGAACGGCAGGATCCAGGGGCCGGTGAGCACCATGCGTTTCGACGACAGCCTGTACAACCTGCTGGGCAGCCAGTTGGAGGACCTGACCCAGGAGCGCGAGATGATCCTGTCGACCAGCACCTATGGGCAGCGCAGTACCGGATCAAGCCATCTGCCGGGGGCGCTGGTCAAAGGGTTGACCCTGACATTGTGATTGGCAGGTCCGGCCTGTTCGCCGGCAAGCCGGCTCCTACAGAGGGTTGTGCGTAGGAGCCGGCTTGCCGGCGAACAAACCCGAATGCAGAACAAAGAGAAGCCCCATGCCCGACCGTGCCCCGCTGGACCCTGTCACCGCCCGCTGGATCCCCTGGGTGGTGGCCATCGCCTTCTTCATGCAGTCGCTTGACGGCACCATCCTCAACACCGCACTGCCGGCGATGGCCCGCTCCCTGGCCGAAGACCCATTGCGCATGCAGGGGGTGATCATCGCCTACATGCTCACCGTGGCCCTGCTGATCCCGGCCTCGGGCTGGATCGCCGACCGTTTCGGGACCAAACGCATCTTCTTCAGCGCCATCCTGCTGTTCAGCTTCGGCTCGCTGCTGTGCGCCATGGCCAACAGCCTGGGCTTCCTGATCCTCGCCCGAGTGATCCAAGGCCTGGGCGGCGCGCTGATGCTGCCGGTCGGACGGCTGGTGGTACTGCGCGCCTATCCGCGCAGCGAACTGGTGCGGATCATGAGCTTCATCACCATTCCCGGCCTGCTCGGCCCACTGCTCGGCCCGACCCTGGGCGGCTGGCTGGTGGAAATTCTCACCTGGCACTGGATCTTCCTGCTCAACCTACCGGTGGGCGCACTGGGTTGCTACGCGGTATGGAAATTCATCCCCGACCTGCGCGGCGCCGAGCGTACCACCTTCGACGGCCCGGGCTTCCTGCTGTTCGGCGCGGCGATGGTGCTGATCACCATCGCCATGGAAGGCCTGGGCGAACTGCACCTGCCGCACCTGCGGGTGATGCTGTTGCTGTTCGCCGGCATGGCCTGCCTGGCCGCCTATTGGCTGCGCGCCGGGCGTGACCCGGAGCCACTGTTCTCGCCGTCGCTGTTTCGTGTGCGCACCTTCGCCATCGGCATCCTCGGCAACCTGTTCGCCCGCCTGGGCAGCGGCGCCCTGCCCTTCCTCGTGCCCCTGCTGCTGCAAGTGGCCCTGGGCTATTCACCGGCCCAGGCCGGCATGAGCATGATCCCGCTGGCGGCGGCGGCGATGCTCGCCAAATCCATCGCCCGGCCACTGATCGAACGCCTGGGCTACCGTATCGTGCTCACCGGCAACACCCTGCTGCTGGGCCTGCTGCTGGCCAGCCTGGGGCTGGTGGACGAGCAGACGCCCTACGCCTTGCTGCTGGTGCAGCTGGCACTGCTGGGGGCAGTGAACTCGATGCAGTTCACCGCGATGAACACGGTGACCCTGATCGACCTCGACGACGCCAGCGCCAGCAGCGGCAACAGCTTGCTGTCGGTGGTCGCGCAGCTGTCACTGAGCCTGGGCGTGGCCTGCGCCGGCGCCTTGCTCGGCGGCTTCACCGCAGCCGGCAGCGCCGAGGGCGTGGAGAGCACGCTGGGCGCGTTCCAGCTGACCTTCGTCACCATCGGCGTGATGGCCATGCTGGCGGCAGCCATCTTCCTGCAACTGGCGCCGACGGACGGAAGGCGCGCCCGTCGTCCGGAACATCACGTCGAGTCGTAGGGCGAATGGCCACGAGGCTGGTAGACTGTGCGGCATTTTTCGCTTCGCACCGCAGGCCCGCCTCGTGACCGTTGAAACCACCGCCTTTGCCACCCTCCCGCTGTCCGCCGCCATGCTGGCCAACCTGGACGCCCTGGGCTATGCCTCGATGACCCCGATCCAGGCCCAGAGCCTGCCGGTCATCCTCAAGGGCCAGGACCTGATCGCCCAGGCCAAGACCGGCAGCGGCAAGACCGCCGCCTTCGGCATCGGCCTGCTCAACCCGATCAACCCGCGCTATTTCGGCTGCCAGGCGCTGGTGCTGTGCCCGACCCGGGAGCTGGCCGACCAGGTGGCCAAGGAACTGCGCCGCCTGGCCCGCGCCGAGGACAACATCAAGATCCTCACCCTGTGCGGCGGCGTCTCGCTCGGCCCGCAGATCGCTTCGCTGGAGCACGGCGCGCACATCATCGTCGGCACCCCGGGGCGCATCCAGCAGCACCTGGACAAAGGCACCCTGGTACTCGACGGGCTCAACACCCTGGTGCTCGACGAAGCCGACCGCATGCTCGACATGGGTTTCTTCGACGCCATCGCCAGCATCATCGGCAAGACCCCGTCGCGCCGCCAGACCCTGCTGTTCTCCGCCACCTACCCGGCCGGCATCGAGCAGTTGGCCAAGGACTTCATGCGCCAGCCACAGCAGGTCAAGGTCGAGGCGTTGCACAGCGACAGCCAGATCGAGCAGCGCTTCATCGAGATCGACCCGCAACAGCGTCTCGAAGCAGTGACCCGCGTGCTCGGCCACTACCGCCCGCAGTCCTGCGTAGCGTTCTGCTTCACCAAGCAGCAGTGCGAGGACCTGGTCACCCACCTGACCGCCAAGGGCATCGTCGCCCAGGCCCTGCACGGCGACCTGGAGCAGCGCGACCGCGACCAGGTGCTGACGATGTTCGCCAACCGCAGCAGCTCTGTGCTGGTGGCCACCGATGTGGCCGCCCGCGGCCTGGACATCGACGGCCTGGACCTGGTGATCAACGTCGAGCTGGCCCGTGACGCCGAGATCCATGTACACCGTGTCGGCCGTACCGGCCGTGCCGGCGAGAAAGGCGTGGCGATCAGCCTGGTGGCCCCGGCCGAAGGCCACCGCGCCCAGGCCATCGAGGACCTGCAGAACAAGCCGCTGCGCTGGGAGCAGCTGGACAACCTCAAGAGCAAGGGCGGTGAGCCGCTGCTGCCGACGATGACCACCCTGTGCATCGGCGCCGGGCGCAAGGACAAGCTGCGCCCGGGTGACATCCTCGGCGCACTGACCGGCGATGCCGGGCTGCCGGGCAAGCAGGTGGGCAAGATCGCCATCTTCGACTTCGTGGCGTTCGTCGCCGTGGAGCGGGCGGTGGCCAAACAAGCCATGCAGCGCCTGAACAGCGGCAAGATCAAGGGCCGTGCCCTGAAAGTCCGCATCGTCTGACCTATTTGGGGGCCGCTTTGCGACCCTTTCGCGGCACAAGGCCGCTCCTACAGGGGATCGCGTACATCCTGTAGGAGCGGCCTTGTGCCGCGAAAGGGCTGCAAAGCAGCCCCGGCAATTCTGAAGAGGTAACACCGTGCACTCCACCGACGTGATCATCCTCGGCGCCGGCGCCGCCGGCCTGATGTGTGCCCTACTCAGCGCCCAGCGCGGGCGCCGGGTGCTGGTGCTCGACCACGCCAACAAGCCGGGCAAGAAGATCCTCATGTCCGGCGGCGGGCGCTGCAACTTCACCAATATGTACACCGAGCCTGCCAACTTCCTTTCGCACAACCCGCACTTCTGCAAGTCGGCGCTGGCTCGCTACACCCAGTGGGACTTCATCGAGCTGGTGTGCAAGCACGGCGTGCCGTACCACGAGAAAAAGCTCGGCCAGCTGTTCTGCGACAACAAGTCCAGCGACATCCTCGACATGCTCCTGGCCGAGTGTGATAACGCGGGCGCCGAATTGCGCATGAACACCAGCATCGAACAGATCGAGAAAACCGAGGCTGGCTACACCTTGCAGACCAGCGCCGGCCCGTTCGCCTGCCAGTCGCTGGTGATCGCTACCGGCGGCCTGTCGATCCCCACCTTGGGCGCCACTGGCTTCGGCTACCAGGTCGCCCGCCAGTTCGGCCATGAACTGCTGCCGACCCGCGCCGGACTGGTGCCGTTCACCATCACCGAGCCCCAGCTCAAGGCACTGTGCACCGAGTTGTCCGGCACGTCGCTGGATTGCGTCGCCAGTTGCAACGGCACCAGCTTCCGCGAAAACCTGCTGTTCACCCACCGCGGCCTGAGCGGCCCGGCGATCCTGCAGATCTCGTCGTTCTGGGAGGCCGGCGACACGGTCGAAATCAACCTGCTGCCCGACCGCGATGCGCTGGAGTGGTTGCAGGGCCAGCAGGTCGAACGCCCCAACAGCGAACTGAAGACCGTGCTGGGCGAGGTGTTCACCCGCAAGCTGGCCAACCTGCTGGCCGAGCAGTGGTTCGTTTCGAAACCCTTGAAACAGTACACGCCGGCAGAATTGACCCAGATCGCCGAGAAACTCTCGGCCTGGCAGGTGGTGCCCGCGGGTACCGAGGGCTACCGCACCGCCGAGGTCACCCTGGGTGGCGTCGATACCCGCGAGGTGTCGTCCAAGACCATGGAGTCGCTGAAAAGTCCGGGGCTGTACTTCATCGGCGAGGTGCTGGACGTGAGCGGGCACCTGGGCGGTTTCAACTTCCAGTGGGCCTGGGCTTCGGCCAACGCCGCGGCGCAGTTCGTGTAGAGTAGAATCCATTCAGCAGCACGGAACGCTTCTTGCTGGTCTGTGCTCGGAGTGCCATTTTTGGGGGCTGCTGCGCAGCCCTTCGCCGGCAAGGCCGGCTCCTACAGGGATCGTGTCAACTTGTAGGAGCCGGCCTTGCCGGCGAATGGCCTCGACGCTACTCAACCGATCTCAGCCCAAGGCCATCATGTCATCGAGCTCGTTCCGCCATTCATTGCGTCGCCTGTGGGGCCAAGACAAGTTCAGCTACGCCATCCGCGTGACCATTGCCCTCACCGGCAGCATGGCCTGGTGCTGGTACCAGAACGAGATGAGCCTGCTGATCCCGCTGTTCCTCGGCATCATCGCCAGCGCCCTGGCCGAGACCGACGATGGCTGGCAGGGCCGCCTCAGCGCCCTGGCCGTCACCCTGGTGTGTTTCGCCATCGCCGCCCTGTCGGTGGAGCTGCTGTTCCCCTACCCCTGGATCTTCGCCGGTGCCCTGGCCCTGGCGGCCTTCGGCCTGACCATGCTCGGCGCCCTGGGCGAACGCTATGGCGCGATCGCCTCGGCGACGCTGATCCTGTCGGTGTACACCATGATCGGTGTGGACCAGCGCGGCGGCGAGGTCAGCGACTTCTGGCACGAACCCTTGCTGCTGGTGGCCGGCGCGGCCTGGTACGGGTCGCTGTCGGTACTGTGGCAGGCGCTGTTTTCCAACCAACCGGTGCAACAGAGCCTGGCCAAGCTGTTCTTTGAGCTGGGCAGCTACCTCAAGCTCAAGGCCAGCCTGTTCGAACCGGTGCGCACCCTTGACGTCGAGGCCACGCGCCTGGAGCTGGCCAAGCAGAACGGCAAGGTGGTGGCCGCGCTCAACGCCGCCAAGGAGATCATCCTGCACCGGGTCGGCAACAGCCAGCCCAACTCCAAGGTCAGCCGCTACCTCAAGCTGTATTTCCTGGCCCAGGACATCCATGAACGGGTCAGCGCCTCGCACTACCCCTACAACGCCCTGACCGACGCGTTCTTCCACAGCGACGTGATGTTCCGCTGCCAGCGCCTGCTGCGCAAACAGGGTGCGTCCTGCCAGGAATTGGCCCGGTCGATCCGCCTGCGCCAGCCTTTCGTGCTGGCCAGCGGCTACCCCGAGGCCCTGGAAGACCTTAACGCCTCGCTGGAGCACCTGCGAATACAGAGCAATCCAGCCTGGCGCGGCCTGTTGCGCTCGCTGCGGGCACTGGCGGCCAACCTGGCGACCCTTGACCGCCTGCTCAGCGCCGCCAGCAACCCCGACAGCCTGGCCGACGCCAGCGACAGCAGCCTGCTCGACCGCTCGCCGCGCACATTGAAGGATGTCTGGACGCGCCTGCGCACCCAGCTGACCCCGACCTCGCTGCTGTTCCGCCATGCGCTGCGCCTGCCCCTGGCGCTGTCGATCGGCTATGGCATGGTGCACCTGATCCACCCGACGCAGGGTTACTGGATCATCCTCACCACTTTGTTCGTCTGCCAGCCCAACTATGGCGCCACCCGGCGCAAGCTGGTGCAACGGATCTTCGGCACCGCCGTCGGCCTGACCGTAGGCTGGGCGCTGTTCGACCTGTTCCCCAACCCGTTGATCCAGTCGGCCTTCGCCGTGGTGGCCGGGGTGGTGTTCTTCGTCAACCGCACCACCCGCTACACCTTGGCCACGGCAGCGATCACCCTGATGGTGCTGTTCTGCTTCAACCAGATCGGCGATGGCTACGGCCTGTTCCTGCCGCGCCTGTTCGATACCCTGGTCGGCAGCCTGATCGCCATCCTCGCGGTATTCCTGTTCCTGCCCGACTGGCAGGGCCGGCGCCTGAACAAGGTGTTGGCCAACACCCTGGCCTGCGCCAGCCAGTACCTGCGCCAGATCATGCAGCAGTACGCCCACGGCAAGCGCGACGACCTCGCCTACCGCCTGGCCCGGCGCAACGCGCACAACGCCGACGCGGCGCTGTCGACCACCCTGGCCAACATGCTCATGGAGCCGGGGCACTTCCGCAAGGAGGCCGACGTGGGCTTCCGCTTCCTGGTGCTGTCGCACACCTTGCTCAGCTACCTCTCGGGGCTGGGGGCGCACCGCGACACGGCACTGCCGGCCGAGGTGCATGAGCAACTGATCGAGGGGGCCGGGCAAGCGCTGGCCGCGAGCCTGGACGAGATTGCCAATGGCCTGGCGGCGCGGCTGCCGGTGGCGATTCACAGTGATGCCGAGGAGGCCCTGGCCAACAGCCTGGAGCAGATGCCCGAGGAGCTGGACGAGCATCAGCGCCTGGTGCAGTCGCAACTGGCGTTGATCTGCCGACAGCTGGGGCCTTTGCGTACGCTGGCCGGGCATCTGATCAAGGAAGGCGAACCCGCATGACGTGAGGGCCCATTCGCCGGCAACGCCGGCTCCTACAGGTGCAGCGAAAACCCGCAATCGGTAGGAGCCGGCCTTGCCGGCGAACGGGCTCTCAGGTCAAAAGCCATGCTGGCGCAACAACCGGTCATAGCTCCCGTCGGCTTTCATCGCCGCGATGGCCTTCTCGAAGCGCTTGACGATCTGCTGGTGCTCGGGGTGCTTGAGGCTCACCAGGATATGCAAGCTGTTCTCCGCCAACGGCGGCTCGACGAAGGCAACCGACTCGCGCACCTGCGGCGGCTCGCGTTGCAGGTTGTAGCGCGCCACATACTCGTCCTCTATCGCCAGGTTGACCCTGCCCGCTGCCAACATGCGCACTGCTGACGAAAAGCTGCGCACCGGCACCTTGTTCAACCGGGTGTCACTGTCGAAAGCCGGTGAATAGGCGTAGTCACGCACCACGGCAATGCTATAGGGGTAGAGGTCGGCGAGTTTCTGGTAGCCGAAGGTTTCACCTTCGTGCTTCAGCAGGCGGATGCGGTTGGTGAGGTAGGCATCCGAGAACTGGCCGATGCGTGTGCGCTCGTCATTGAACCACGCGTTGATCAACACGTCGTAGCGCCCTTCCCCCACGCCCATCAGCGCCCGGGCCCAGGGCACCTCTTCGAACTCGGTGGCATAGCCGGCGCGCGTGAGGGCAGTGGTGACGATATTGGTCGCCAGGCCGCCGCCGGGCATCCCGCTATCCGTGAAAGGCGGCCAGCTGTCCGCCACCAGGCGCAGCTTCTCGAGGCCGGAGGCCGGACCTGCGCACAACACACTCAGCAATCCAAGAACGCAAAGCAGTGGCCGCATGCTCAAGTCCTTTCGCAGTGGGGGGCACACGCTGGAAATGGCGATCTTCGCTACAGACCTTGCAGATTACACAAAGCCTGTTGCCGACGGCAGCGGCAAGTAATATCAAATAGCCTCTATTTTGGTCGAACTACAGGGTCCTCAGTGCCGCAACGCCTGGTAAGCGTAGCAAGCGATCTGCGCGTCCTGGATCGCTACACCGGTCAGGTCCGCCACGGTCAACTGGTCGTCACTGGCGCGCCCCATGCTGGGATTGCCGAGCAAGGTGCCCAGTTCCAGCAAGCGCGAGCGTTCGAGCAACCCGGCCTGCAGCGCATGGGAGACTTCACCGTACTGGCTGCATTGGCTGAGCGAATCGACCACGACCAGGTCGGCCTTCGCCACTAGATGTGCAGCGAGCTCCTGCTTGCCAGGCGCATCGGCACCGACCGCGGTGATATGGGTGCCGGGGCGGACCCAATCGCTATCGAGCAGGGCTTCGCGCGAAGGCGTTGCAGTGATGATGAGGTTTGCGGCCTCTGCCACGGCCCGCGGCTCATGTTCCAGGCGCACCGTGAAACCCAGCCGCTCGGCGAAATCACGGTAACTGGCCAGCCCAGCGTCGCTGCGGCCCCAGACACTCAACTCGCGACAGGGGATAACCGGCATCAGTTGCTCAAGCTGCATGCGTGCCTGGGTGCCGGTGCCCAGGATGCCAATGCGCTCGACCTGGCGCGGCGCCAGCAACCGCGCCACGATGCGCCCGGCCAGGGCGGTGCGCATGCAGGTCAGCCAACCCTGGTCAGCCAGCAGGGCCAGCGGTTGGCCCGTGCGCGCGCTGAACACCAGCATCAGGCCGTCATTGCTTTCCAGGCCCTGCGCGGGATTGTCGTAGAAACCCGTGGAGACCTTGACGGTGAAGGTATCGCCGCCTTCGAGATAGGCGGACTTCACGCAGCAGTCGCCATTGGCCTGCGCAAACACGAAAGCCTGCACGGGGGGCGCCTGGACCCGCCCCTGTGAATAGGCCACGAAGCCCTGCTCCAGCCTGCGCACGGCCTCGTCGAGGTCCAGGTTGGCGATGATCGCGTCACGTTCATGGATTTTCATGCCATGGCCTCGAGAAAGGTCTCCAGCTTCACGTTGCGCCCGCACAGGATCACCGCCACTTTCTTACCCTGGTAATCCCCCGCGACCTGCTTCATGCCTGCCAGCGCCACTGCGGCGGCCCCCTCGATGATCCAGCGCTCACAAACGGCGGCGTCGCGCATGGCCTGCTTGATCTCGTCCTCACTCACCAACACGGTTTTCTTCAGCAGCCGCTGGAGAATCGGGAAGGTGACGGCGTCCTGTTCCACGCCTCCGGCGGTCCCATCGGACAGCGTGGGCTGCTCTTCCATGTCGATGATCCGGCCAACTTCAAGCGAGCGCTGCAAGGTCGGCGCATTGGCCGGCCAGCAGCCGATGATTTCGGTCGAAGGGGACAACATGTGCAAGGCGGTGGCGATGCCGGACACCATGCCACCGCCCCCCACAGCGACGAACACCGCGTCCAGGTCCGGCGCCTGGTCGAACAACTCCATGCCGATGGTGCCCTGCCCGGCGATCACTTCCAGGTCGTTGTAGGGCGAGACGAACGGCTTGCCCTGGCGCTCGGCTTCGCGACGGGCGTGCATTTCGGCGCCCAGAGAGTCGACGTCCAGCACCGTCACCTCGGCGCCAAGCTGACGCATGGCATCGATCTTCACGGGCGAGGCCTCATGGCTGACATGCACGGTCACCGGCACACCAAGTAGCTGCCCGGCCAGCGCCAGCCCCTGACCATGATTGCCGGAAGAGGCCGCGATTACGCCCTTGGTACGTTGCTCGGCATCCAGCAGCCGCAGCTTGTTGCTGGCGCCGCGAAACTTGAAGGAGCCGGTGAGCTGCAGGTGTTCGCACTTGAGGTGGACGTCGCATCCCGTCATCGCCGAAAGGCCGGGGCTACGCGCCAGCGGCGTCACCGGCACCTGGGGGCGCAGGGCGGCATGGGCCAGGTGGATGGACTGGTACAGCTGATCGAGCGCAATGTCGTCGATTGCCACGGGTGGATGCTCCTGGGTCAGACGGCGGGTATAGGCCACCATCAATGGAATAAAAATCCACCGTAGAATAATTTTCCACAAAGCACAAGCCGGCAACGGACCACCGGCTCGCGGGCCTCAGGCCTCCCGGGCAATCTTCACGTACTTGTAGATCGTCGCCCGGCCCATGCCCAGGACATTGGCCACGTAGTCGTAGGCGCTGCCGCCGCGGAAAGCCCCTTCACCGTGCAGCGCCTCCACCAGCTCGCGCTTGTGCTCGCGGGTGAGGCCATCGAGGCTCAAGCCACGCTCCCTGAGCCAGCCATGCAGGAAGGTGTTGATGCGCTCCTGCCAATCGTCGCGGAACAGCACGTCGGGCTGGGGCAGCAAGCGGCTGGCCTGGAAGAACAGGTCCAGCGCCTGCTTGGCCTGCTCCAGCACCGAGACATTGAAATTGATGCACAGCAGCGCCTCGGGTACCCCAGCGTCATCGACCATGACGCTGCTGATCGAGCGAACTTTCTGGCCGTTCCAGTTGAGCTTTTCGTAGGGCCCCAACGGCGTGTCGGTACTCAGCTCGCCTGGCAGGTCCTCGAGCGCCGAGTCGTCGCCCAACTGCCGCTTGGAGATGTTGTTGGCGATATGCACCACGGTCTGGCTGCGCAGTTCGTGAACCACGACTTCGGCGTGGGGGAACAGCAGGGTGGCGACACCATCGGCCATGGCGGCGTAGTTGCTGAAACGTGCGTTGATGGCCTTGGCAGACATCGGAACATCCTGAAAATTGGGTGTGGTGTGAAGAGTCGGCACGGTCCCTGTAGGAGCGGCTTTAGCCGCGATACAAGCGACGCGTTGCATGGCACCGGCTGCGCCGGTGATCGCGGCTTAAGCCGCTCCTACAGAGGTTGCGCCGCGCCTTCCCGCTCAGGGGTAGCCCAGCACTTCGCGGATCTGGCGCAGGTGCTGGATGATCCACTGCTTGTCGATGGCACCCCAGTCGCGGATGCGGTAGTGCCCGGCATGGTTGCGCGCCCCGGCCTGCTGCTCGAACTCGCAGACGATGTCCAGGTCGGCCAGGGCGGTGATGGTGTCCTGGGCGGTGCGCCGCGGCATACCGGTAGCCTCCATCAATGCCGGCACGCTGGTGGCGGTCTGGCTGTCGATCAGCCAGGCCACGTACAGGCGGCGGTAGAAGCTGCTGCGGGTCTTGCTCACTTCCGTGGTCATGGGGTGCTTGTCCCTCAGGTGTTGCCCGGCAGCTCCCGATAGGTCAGGTAGACGCGCAGGTCGAATTCCAGTTGATGGTAGTCCGGCTCCATGTGCTGGCAGAGCTGGTAGAACGCCTTGTTGTGGTCGCGCTCCTTCAGGTGCGCCAGCTCATGCACCACGATCATGCGCAGGAACTGCGGCGCAGCCTCCTTGAACAGCGAGGCGACGCGGATCTCCTTCTTCGCCTTGAGCTTGCCACCCTGCACACGCGACACCGCGGTGTTCAGCCCCAACGCGCGATGGGTGAGGTCCAGGCGGTTGTCGAACAGCACCTTGTCCAGCGGCGGCGCGCTGCGCAGGTACTGTTGCTTGAGGTCCTGGGCGTAGGTGTACAGCGCCTTGTCGTTCTGCACCGCGTGATGCTCGGGGTAACGCTGCTGCAGGTAGTCGCCCAGGCGTTGGCTGGCGATCATCTGGCGCACCTGTTCCTGGAGGTGAGGCGGGTAGGCTTGCAGATAGCGAAGTGCGGTCATGGCGGGAGGGTCGGACTGGGAAGACGCGAGTGTAGCCAATCACGGGGTCCAGGGGAAAATCGGCGGAAAACCACTGGCATCACTGGCGGTCATCGGGCGGGCGACCAGGAACCCCTGCACATAGGTGCAACCGCTGCTCTTGAGCCAGTCGGCCTGGGCCTTGGTTTCCACGCCCTCGGCAATCACGGTGATGCCATAGTCGGCGCACAGGCCGATGACACTGCGGGCCATGGCGATGTCCGCCGCCGACTCCGGCAGCCGCGCCACCAGGTGGCGGTCGATTTTCAACGTGTCGATGGGCAAGTCGCGCAACATGCGCAACGAGCAGTCGCCAGCGCCAAAATCATCCAGCGCCACGCGGATGCCCAGCTCGCGCAGACGATGCACCTGCTTCACCGCGGCGTCGATGTTGTACATCAGCGAAGTCTCGGCCACCTCCACTTCCAACTGGGCCGGCTGCAAGCCATGCTCGTCGAGTACCCGTGCCAGCTCATCGGCCAGGCCCGGCATGGCGAACTGCGCCCGGCTGAGGCTGATCCCCAGGACCAGCTGCGAGCCAAAGCGCTCGCCCCACTCCCGGCGCTGGGCGGCGCCCTTGCGGTAGATCCAGCTGGCCAGGCGGTTGATCAGCCGTGCCTCTTCGAGCAGCGGGATGAACAGCCCGGGCGGCACATCGCCGACGCTCGGGTGCTGCCAGCGCAGCAGGGCCTCGAAGCCACGCAGGCGACCATCGGCAAAGGCTACCTGGGGCTGGTAGACCAACGTGAAGTCGTTCTGCTCGATGGCTTCACGCACACTGTCTTCGAGCATCAATCGCGAACGGGCGCGGCCGTTGAGCTCTTCGTCATAGAAGCGATACTGCTGTCGCCCGGCTTGCTTGGCCGCATACATGGCAGCATCGGCCGCGCGCAGCAGCCCTTCGACATTGGCGCCGCAGTCCGGGTAGGTGGCGATACCAATGCTCACGCCGAGGCTGACTTCCAACCCATCGAGTTGCTGGAAGCTGGACATCCGTTCGAGCAATTTCTCGGCGTAGCGCCCGGCCTGCTCCGGGTACGGCAAACCATCGAACAACGCAGTGAACTCGTCCCCGCCCATGCGCGCCAGCAACGCCTCGCTGCCCAGGCACTCCTTGAGCTGCTCGGCGACCCAGCGCAGTACCTTGTCCCCGGCTTCGTGCCCAAGCAAATCATTGATTCGCTTGAAACCGTCCAGGTCCATGTACATCAGGGCGCGAACCTTGTCGGAGCGCTCATTGCGCATCAGCGCGCCCTCGGCGGCCTGGTAGAAACCGCGGCGGTTGAGCAGGCCGGTCAGCGGGTCGGTGACCGCCTGGTACTCCAGTTGCTGGTGCAGGCTGCGCACCACCGACATGTCCAGCACCGTCACCACCATCGCCCGCTGCTCGGCGGGCAGCGGCGCACAGGAAAGCGCCACGGGTATCAGCTGGCCGCTGACGGTGCGCAACTGCGCGTCGTGGACCCGGAAGATCTGGCGCTTGAGGTAAGCCTGGTAAAAATCCGACTCATGCCACAGGTTGGCGCATGGCAACTGAATCAAATCCAGCACATGCGCGCCCTGCAGCTTCTCCACCGGTGTGTCGAGCAGACGCGAGATCGCCGGGTTGGCGAAATTGATGGTGCCCGATTCGTCCACCACCAGGATGCCTTCGGCGGCGTTCTCGAGGATCGAGGCATTGAAGGCACGGGCCGATTCCAGCTCGCGGGTCAGGCTCTGCAGCATGCGTCGGTTGCGCTGTTGCTCGAGCAGCGCCTGGACTTTGGGTTTGAGGATCTGCGGGTCGAACGGCTTGAACAGGTAGTCCACCGCGCCATTGGCGTAGCCCTTGAGCACGGCGGCCTCGGACTGTTCATTGGCGGTGAGGAAGATGA
This genomic stretch from Pseudomonas entomophila L48 harbors:
- the yccS gene encoding YccS family putative transporter, with product MSSSSFRHSLRRLWGQDKFSYAIRVTIALTGSMAWCWYQNEMSLLIPLFLGIIASALAETDDGWQGRLSALAVTLVCFAIAALSVELLFPYPWIFAGALALAAFGLTMLGALGERYGAIASATLILSVYTMIGVDQRGGEVSDFWHEPLLLVAGAAWYGSLSVLWQALFSNQPVQQSLAKLFFELGSYLKLKASLFEPVRTLDVEATRLELAKQNGKVVAALNAAKEIILHRVGNSQPNSKVSRYLKLYFLAQDIHERVSASHYPYNALTDAFFHSDVMFRCQRLLRKQGASCQELARSIRLRQPFVLASGYPEALEDLNASLEHLRIQSNPAWRGLLRSLRALAANLATLDRLLSAASNPDSLADASDSSLLDRSPRTLKDVWTRLRTQLTPTSLLFRHALRLPLALSIGYGMVHLIHPTQGYWIILTTLFVCQPNYGATRRKLVQRIFGTAVGLTVGWALFDLFPNPLIQSAFAVVAGVVFFVNRTTRYTLATAAITLMVLFCFNQIGDGYGLFLPRLFDTLVGSLIAILAVFLFLPDWQGRRLNKVLANTLACASQYLRQIMQQYAHGKRDDLAYRLARRNAHNADAALSTTLANMLMEPGHFRKEADVGFRFLVLSHTLLSYLSGLGAHRDTALPAEVHEQLIEGAGQALAASLDEIANGLAARLPVAIHSDAEEALANSLEQMPEELDEHQRLVQSQLALICRQLGPLRTLAGHLIKEGEPA
- a CDS encoding substrate-binding periplasmic protein, translated to MRPLLCVLGLLSVLCAGPASGLEKLRLVADSWPPFTDSGMPGGGLATNIVTTALTRAGYATEFEEVPWARALMGVGEGRYDVLINAWFNDERTRIGQFSDAYLTNRIRLLKHEGETFGYQKLADLYPYSIAVVRDYAYSPAFDSDTRLNKVPVRSFSSAVRMLAAGRVNLAIEDEYVARYNLQREPPQVRESVAFVEPPLAENSLHILVSLKHPEHQQIVKRFEKAIAAMKADGSYDRLLRQHGF
- a CDS encoding ornithine cyclodeaminase family protein, giving the protein MKIHERDAIIANLDLDEAVRRLEQGFVAYSQGRVQAPPVQAFVFAQANGDCCVKSAYLEGGDTFTVKVSTGFYDNPAQGLESNDGLMLVFSARTGQPLALLADQGWLTCMRTALAGRIVARLLAPRQVERIGILGTGTQARMQLEQLMPVIPCRELSVWGRSDAGLASYRDFAERLGFTVRLEHEPRAVAEAANLIITATPSREALLDSDWVRPGTHITAVGADAPGKQELAAHLVAKADLVVVDSLSQCSQYGEVSHALQAGLLERSRLLELGTLLGNPSMGRASDDQLTVADLTGVAIQDAQIACYAYQALRH
- a CDS encoding threonine/serine dehydratase, whose product is MVAYTRRLTQEHPPVAIDDIALDQLYQSIHLAHAALRPQVPVTPLARSPGLSAMTGCDVHLKCEHLQLTGSFKFRGASNKLRLLDAEQRTKGVIAASSGNHGQGLALAGQLLGVPVTVHVSHEASPVKIDAMRQLGAEVTVLDVDSLGAEMHARREAERQGKPFVSPYNDLEVIAGQGTIGMELFDQAPDLDAVFVAVGGGGMVSGIATALHMLSPSTEIIGCWPANAPTLQRSLEVGRIIDMEEQPTLSDGTAGGVEQDAVTFPILQRLLKKTVLVSEDEIKQAMRDAAVCERWIIEGAAAVALAGMKQVAGDYQGKKVAVILCGRNVKLETFLEAMA
- a CDS encoding helix-turn-helix transcriptional regulator, translating into MSAKAINARFSNYAAMADGVATLLFPHAEVVVHELRSQTVVHIANNISKRQLGDDSALEDLPGELSTDTPLGPYEKLNWNGQKVRSISSVMVDDAGVPEALLCINFNVSVLEQAKQALDLFFQASRLLPQPDVLFRDDWQERINTFLHGWLRERGLSLDGLTREHKRELVEALHGEGAFRGGSAYDYVANVLGMGRATIYKYVKIAREA